cccctgAGCCTCCCCACACTCTCCCCGCTCCTGCCTGCCacggtcctctcctctctgccctcGATCCGAGcgaacccccccctctctcgttGGTCCACGTTGCAGGCCTTCCTGGTCACTTTCCTCCCGGCCAGCCGTTCCATGCGCCCGGTTGTCCCTGCGCTCTCTGGGCTCGAGTTCCCCCTGTGGTGAGGGCTCTGCCTCTCTGGATCCGGACCGCCGGCCGGTCGGCTTGCACTGCTGCCTCCGCTGGCCTCCCCGGCTCCGTCGGATCGCTCTCCACGCGAACCAAATACACCTGAGCTGTCGTCACTCATGACGGGACCCCTTCAACTCTTTTGTGGTCGGCCGGTCAGTAAACCTGATCCCAGCCCCCCACTGGCTCAGCCTTTGACCCTCCCCAGTGGGTCCTCCATGGATGCTTTCCCCCTGCGCCCCTCTCCACAGTTCTGTttccctggtggtggtggtggtggtggtggtggtggtggtggtggtggtggtggtggtggtggtggtggtggaattACTCTGGGCCCTAGGAGGGGAGTGCTCAGTGTGTCCGCCAGCAGATAACAGAGATGAGCCAGAACAGGAACACTTCCCAacacgtctctctctgtcaactCCTGGGACATTCCACACTGTTGACATGGCCATTGCACCCCGTCCCATCCCcaaaccctcccccaccctaccTCCCACCCACCCGTACACAATGGCTCAACTGTTCATGCCCttgccctccccccaccctatCCATTGTTCTTCAGGTAATCTATAGAATACAATCtgtgaaaaatatatagaattaACCAGagccattctctctcccttgctgcCATGTCAAGTCAGCCCTTTCACTCTCTGGTTCACACAGTGTgtgcctggtgtgtgtggttttgtgtgtgtgtgtgtgtgtgtgtgtgtgtgtgtgtgtgtgtgtgtgtgtgtgtgtgtgtgtgtgtgtgtgtgtgtgtctgtgtgtctgtgtaactgtgtgtctgtgtgtctgtgtgtctgtgtgtgtttgttttcgttGAATGAAAGACAAAGTTATGAAAAGTTGGGCTTTGATCCTCGAATATACATACACCTACAGTATTACGTATAGCATTAGGGATTGTATTATGAGACTTCAAAAAATTAATTTAGAATAGTATAGCTGTGAATGAACGGCAGATCTGATTTCACTATGGCTGCATCTCTTGTAAATGTATTGAAAGAATTGTAGtaaatattgtaaaaatgtaataCATTTAGCTGCAACAATCGCATTCAAAATCTCTTGTTTTCTTTTCGTTCCTTCTCCACCAGTGTGAATTTCATTTCACGACACTCTGTCCGTCCTTTTTAGTCCCTGTTGGTATATTATTTGTCTGAATTGGCGCTATCCCCTTAAGATGAGGCGGCGACCTGAACAGTACCATCCACGACCACCAGATGGCAGGAGACCCCTGTTAGGGGTCAGCTAAGagctgtccgtggtgctgaaatACGTTGCGCTTTCAACAACGTGTTGTTTGCCTTTGCGTTCCAattaatatacatttaaaataattaaattaaattctttcttcaataagtaggcctacattgttttttatatacTTTGGAATTAAGCTTATTTTTTTCTGATTCAGATCCCAAAACGCAGGTAGGTCTACACTTGGATGAATTGCAAATTACCTAACACTGCGATAACTGCCATAAAAACAAGTCCTCACTGTAACGCCTGTTTTAGACACGACTTGTACCTAACAGCGGACACTCCTGGTTCTCGACTTCACCACATACGGTTCTATGTTTCCAATAGAGAACTCTTTTCAATCTGACCCATCCACAGCCTTGCGCAAAAACAAAACCAAGTTTAAAAGAAAAAGAtccggagagagaggagcacccCGTCGTTTCTGCAGGTGTCTGGAGCGAAGGGCAGAGCAGCACTGAGGACGGGGGAACAAAACTCCGGGACGACCTCCTCGCGGTCTGACGTACCCGGTGCCTCTGCTATAAATGAATTCCAAGCGTCACTGGGCTCAGAAACATTCGCAGTTCCAGTGAGCACCCCTCTCCGCCGACATCCACAGCACTCTTTACGCacattcccccacccccctccccccaaacacacgcgcacTTCACAACACATACCCAAACACGTATGCGTCATGCGCCCTAAAGAGAGAGACGGCACGGACGAGGTGACTCCGATGGACCCGAGCAGTAGCGAACACGCCACCAAACAGATGTGAGCGACTGACCCCCCACTCCTGTAgaagctcccccctccccctccagctgtCCCGGGATAGTGCTCTCTGAGCGCGTACGGAGTGGGGTGAATTATGGATTTTCCAGCAACCACCGGCAACGACAGCAACGCCACCTCGGGGTCCCCCGGCGGGGGTCTCGGTATGGTCGCGCGCTGGAACTCCAGCGAGAACAGCAGCGCGGCTCCGGGCTCTACGGCGGAGGACATGGAGCTGAGTTACCAGGTGGTCACCTCTCTGCTGCTGGCGGCCCTCATCCTCTGCTCCACGTTCGGCAACGCGTGCGTCGTGGCGGCGATCGCCTTGGAGAGGTCCCTCCAGAATGTAGCCAATTACCTGATCGGGTCCCTGGCCGTGACGGACTTGATGGTGTCGGTGCTCGTGCTTCCCATGGCGGCCCTCTACCAAGTGCTGAACAAGTGGACTTTGGGGCAGACGATTTGTGATATATTTATCTCTTTGGATGTACTGTGTTGCACCTCGTCCATCCTGCACCTGTGCGCCATAGCCTTGGACAGGTACTGGGCCATCACGGACCCCATCGACTATGTCAACAAGCGGACACCTCGGCGAGCGGCGATCTTGATCAGTGTCACCTGGCTGATCGGTTTCTCCATTTCCATTCCGCCTATGTTAGGCTGGAGGAGCGCGGAGGACAGGGCGAACCCCGACGCGTGCACCATCAGCCAGGACCCGGGATACACCATCTACTCCACTTTTGGGGCTTTTTACATCCCACTCATCCTCATGTTGGTCTTATACGGAAAGATCTTTAAAGCGGCCCGCTTCCGAATTCGgaagacggtgaagaagacTGAGAAAGTTAAAGTGTCGGACAAAAGCTTCAGTGTGTCTCCGGCGCTGTTTCATAAGAAGACCAACGGGGAGACAGGGGACAAGGGCTGGAAGCTCGGCGCGGAGTCCAAGATGAACTCCCCGTGCGTAAACGGCGCGGCGAGACGTGCAGAGGAAGGTGAGTCGCTGGAGATCATAGAGGTGATCAGCAACTCTAAAACCCATCTCCCTCTGCCCAACACCCCGCAGTCGTCCCACGGTTGCGATCACACGAACGACAAGGCGTTGGACGCCAAGAAAAAAATTGCGATGGCCAGAGAGCGCAAAACGGTGAAGACCTTGGGGATCATCATGGGGACGTTCATCGTGTGCTGGCTGCCGTTCTTCATCGTAGCGCTGGTGCTGCCTTTCTGCGCGGAGAGCTGCTTCATGCCCGATCAGCTGATGGCAGTCATCAGCTGGCTGGGCTACTCCAACTCCCTCCTGAACCCCATCATTTACGCGTACTTCAACAAGGACTTCCAGAGCGCTTTCAAGAAAATCATGAAGTGCAAATTTCACAGACATTGACGAGGCATGCTGGTATGCACAATGAAcgcagtgtgtttgttttttttgcatttacttTGTATGGACtaaacaaagacagaaagacagcaaGGAAATGTGTATCGAATatgaaaaagcaaaaaaaaacaacaaaaaaaagaatatacaAGGACAATCACGTTACGGAGTTGGATGGATGAGGGACCACGTCTTTGTATGGacggacgagagagagggaacccaGAAGGTTTGATCGCGGTTTAGATTCCGGTTTAATCGATGTTGTAGCTCTTGCCTATACGCAGCATCGTTGTTTCATGCAATACATGTCATGACGTGTGCTGACTACATCATGCATCCATACGGGACTACTCAACCATGAGCTTTGTAGAGCTGAACAAATAAAGGCAATGTAACTTTATCAATGAGAAGTCTGACTGTGGACTAAGTTATTCTGAAAAGAACATAGGGAGGGGGCGTATAAGAACACATAAGGCCTACGTGATATCGAATGCAGCCACACGTTTCCATGTTGCAATAAATCATGAATCAATATTGAAGAGTGTTCAACAAATTGGAACACTCGATTAATTTTGGGGTGCATTGCATAAGATGTTGTTTGGGTAATAAGGGTGTATTGCAGCTGAAATATGTATGGTTATTGAACCATCATCAGAGTTGATGTATAATATTTCCAacgcatgttttttttttctgtctacAATTAAGTAGGTTATTGCAGATATTCTGCGATTTCTGGACTAGCTCAGTATCAGCTGAAAGTcttcctgcctgtctgactgtgtTCACTTCCTGGATTCACAGCCAGGGGTTTCGGCCTTTTGTCATAATACCCTATGTTGGTGGGCAGGATAACATACAGAAAGCTGGAATGCAAACGCAGCATAcagcagactgacagacacCTGCTTCCAGTGCTGCACATCCACGATGAAATACACCTGGTACAATATTTGTGCCTCTTAAAACATCTAGACAGATTTTCCTGGTAAGATTGTGTAGTTAAAGTTGAACTGAAAAATAACCTATAATGGAATAGTGTTGACAAAGGCAACAACATCTCAGTTGCATTTGAGGAGATAACCTTATATGCAATTTGCACCTTAAGCTGGACCCATGAGCTGAAAGACGATACCTGCA
Above is a genomic segment from Gadus morhua chromosome 6, gadMor3.0, whole genome shotgun sequence containing:
- the htr1aa gene encoding 5-hydroxytryptamine (serotonin) receptor 1A a: MDFPATTGNDSNATSGSPGGGLGMVARWNSSENSSAAPGSTAEDMELSYQVVTSLLLAALILCSTFGNACVVAAIALERSLQNVANYLIGSLAVTDLMVSVLVLPMAALYQVLNKWTLGQTICDIFISLDVLCCTSSILHLCAIALDRYWAITDPIDYVNKRTPRRAAILISVTWLIGFSISIPPMLGWRSAEDRANPDACTISQDPGYTIYSTFGAFYIPLILMLVLYGKIFKAARFRIRKTVKKTEKVKVSDKSFSVSPALFHKKTNGETGDKGWKLGAESKMNSPCVNGAARRAEEGESLEIIEVISNSKTHLPLPNTPQSSHGCDHTNDKALDAKKKIAMARERKTVKTLGIIMGTFIVCWLPFFIVALVLPFCAESCFMPDQLMAVISWLGYSNSLLNPIIYAYFNKDFQSAFKKIMKCKFHRH